The Sedimentisphaera salicampi genome includes a region encoding these proteins:
- a CDS encoding SGNH/GDSL hydrolase family protein, whose translation MNYRIILSALLLAGMQVSAYQVFVHVGHAHCAKELINPEGWEKAAQKADGVWGFDAWTRTLSKDQQDKVLSNIKTRDFYLGEFHWGKSKNDHAKHNRKGAAPVIEAGKRNGFKEQWCMTYDESRYGSTISAEQIRTYREIYPDYKLITNFRVFKKKRFAEELKLLDGICYEFSVQKYKQKSGHHQGQTKLENIAEAIVWAIDHSKKIFLLIPPGKDVPAAKNNNYINTIMQFEKDLRKSLPSEYYSSDELILVPATYNCIHNKLRSVPAEKNNKYANTGMGAALYLIEAKEEKSPANPADYLNDIKAELRKKWPDNRTVNLVFHGHSVPSGYFDTPNVRPLKSYPRLFFRMLKEKYPYAVVNVITTSIGGEKAVQGVKRFEDDVLCHRPDVLFIDYALNDRAAGLEKTKAAWKEMIRKALAKDIKVILLTPTIDINHTPGKSSEPLNKHAQQIRELAAEYNIGLADSLKAFDKVLEDGVKNKELLSNGYNHPNEKGHKIAAEEIMKWF comes from the coding sequence ATGAATTATCGAATTATTTTATCAGCGTTATTGCTCGCAGGGATGCAGGTTTCTGCGTATCAGGTGTTTGTGCATGTTGGCCATGCCCACTGCGCAAAAGAGCTTATAAACCCCGAAGGCTGGGAAAAGGCTGCCCAAAAAGCTGACGGAGTATGGGGGTTTGACGCTTGGACACGCACGCTCAGCAAAGACCAGCAGGATAAGGTGCTCTCAAACATCAAAACGCGGGATTTCTATCTCGGCGAGTTCCACTGGGGCAAAAGCAAAAATGATCACGCCAAACACAACAGGAAGGGCGCTGCCCCCGTGATAGAAGCAGGCAAGCGAAACGGTTTCAAAGAGCAATGGTGTATGACCTACGATGAATCCCGATACGGAAGCACTATATCAGCAGAGCAGATTAGAACTTACAGAGAGATTTATCCAGATTATAAGCTTATTACAAATTTCCGCGTGTTTAAGAAAAAGAGATTCGCTGAAGAGCTCAAACTGCTTGACGGGATATGCTATGAGTTTTCTGTGCAGAAATACAAGCAGAAAAGCGGCCATCATCAGGGCCAAACTAAGCTGGAGAATATAGCAGAGGCTATTGTTTGGGCTATTGATCATAGCAAAAAAATCTTCCTTCTCATCCCGCCCGGCAAGGATGTTCCGGCCGCAAAAAACAACAATTATATCAATACGATTATGCAGTTCGAGAAAGACCTCAGAAAATCGCTCCCGAGTGAATATTACAGCAGTGATGAGCTCATTTTAGTTCCCGCAACGTACAACTGCATTCACAACAAACTCCGCAGCGTGCCGGCTGAGAAAAATAACAAATACGCTAATACAGGAATGGGGGCGGCTCTTTATCTTATAGAGGCCAAGGAAGAAAAAAGCCCCGCAAACCCCGCTGACTACTTGAATGATATCAAAGCAGAGCTGAGAAAAAAATGGCCGGACAACCGAACCGTAAACCTCGTTTTCCACGGACACAGCGTACCAAGCGGATACTTTGATACGCCGAACGTAAGACCGCTTAAATCCTACCCGAGGCTGTTCTTCAGAATGCTGAAAGAAAAATACCCCTATGCGGTGGTAAATGTTATCACCACATCAATCGGCGGCGAAAAGGCCGTACAGGGCGTAAAGCGGTTTGAGGATGACGTGCTTTGCCACAGGCCGGATGTCCTTTTCATTGATTACGCCCTGAATGACAGGGCTGCGGGGCTGGAAAAAACCAAAGCCGCTTGGAAAGAGATGATTCGCAAGGCCTTGGCAAAGGATATCAAGGTTATACTGCTTACTCCGACGATAGACATAAACCATACGCCCGGCAAAAGCAGTGAGCCGCTGAATAAGCATGCGCAGCAGATACGAGAGCTTGCGGCAGAATACAATATCGGCCTGGCTGATTCGCTCAAGGCATTCGATAAAGTCCTTGAGGATGGCGTGAAGAACAAAGAGCTCTTGTCGAACGGCTACAATCATCCCAACGAAAAAGGGCATAAAATAGCGGCCGAAGAGATAATGAAGTGGTTTTGA
- the tsaD gene encoding tRNA (adenosine(37)-N6)-threonylcarbamoyltransferase complex transferase subunit TsaD yields MNNQETLILAIETSCDETAAAVLRGEKNVLSSVVSSQVDLHKQYGGVVPEIASRAHIERIYPVVEKAVQDAGIELTDIDAVAVANCPGLSVALIVGVTAAKTLAFMLGIPLISINHIHAHLQSAMIEAEDISLPATALVVSGGHTSIYNCKSALELEPAGSTIDDAAGEAFDKVAQILNLSYPGGPSIQKAAEKGDPKAIQFPRSMLGKDSLDFSFSGIKTAVLYHCKGQNMKGSSRVGRMSEKEIADIAASFQQAVVDVLVKKTMLAAEMQNSGAVLLGGGVAANGPLREQMKQQCDKRNIRLLIAPMKYCTDNAVMIGSLAWHKYNAGLFADLDLEASSSA; encoded by the coding sequence ATGAATAATCAGGAAACTCTAATACTCGCTATTGAAACAAGCTGCGATGAGACTGCCGCCGCAGTTCTGCGAGGGGAGAAAAACGTGCTCTCGAGCGTGGTTTCCTCGCAGGTTGATCTTCACAAACAATACGGCGGCGTTGTCCCAGAGATTGCATCAAGGGCGCATATTGAGCGCATTTATCCCGTTGTTGAGAAGGCGGTGCAGGATGCGGGCATTGAGCTGACGGATATTGACGCTGTGGCCGTGGCGAACTGCCCGGGGCTGTCGGTAGCCCTGATTGTAGGCGTTACAGCGGCTAAAACACTTGCCTTTATGCTTGGCATACCGCTTATCAGCATTAACCACATACACGCCCATTTGCAGTCTGCAATGATTGAGGCCGAAGATATCAGCCTCCCCGCAACGGCTCTTGTGGTTTCAGGCGGGCATACCAGCATATACAACTGCAAATCCGCCCTTGAGCTTGAGCCTGCCGGATCAACGATTGATGATGCCGCAGGCGAGGCGTTTGATAAGGTTGCCCAGATCCTGAATCTTTCATACCCTGGCGGCCCGAGCATACAGAAGGCAGCGGAAAAAGGAGACCCGAAGGCCATTCAGTTCCCCCGTTCCATGCTGGGCAAAGATTCTCTCGATTTTTCATTCAGCGGGATCAAAACTGCCGTTCTCTACCACTGCAAGGGGCAGAATATGAAAGGCAGCTCACGGGTTGGCCGGATGAGCGAGAAAGAAATCGCAGATATCGCCGCTTCGTTTCAGCAGGCTGTGGTGGATGTGCTCGTAAAGAAAACTATGCTCGCAGCAGAAATGCAGAATTCAGGTGCCGTACTGCTCGGCGGAGGCGTTGCTGCAAACGGGCCTCTTCGCGAGCAAATGAAACAGCAGTGCGATAAACGCAATATCCGCCTGCTCATAGCCCCAATGAAATACTGCACTGATAACGCCGTGATGATCGGCTCCCTTGCATGGCATAAATACAACGCCGGTCTCTTCGCAGATTTAGACCTCGAGGCAAGCTCCTCTGCCTGA
- the tatC gene encoding twin-arginine translocase subunit TatC yields the protein MAEKTDIKKEDDQMKSMSLGDHLEELRTRLFLAIAGLIVGFIVALIFGKFLFGIVVEPYADAVKLTGGTPHMQAIKPAEKFLMYLKTSLIFGLIFTAPWVFYQIWKFIAPGLYKNETKFVYIVTPASAALFVGGATFFLTVIAPLALKFFIGFDVGVEYVETNLTLDHYVDFMLALTLAFGIAFQLPIVIFFAEKLGLVTIEKLRKGRKFVFLGLFVAAAGATPPDPVSMLSLAAPLYVLYEGTIIVCAMLRRDSKKNEAESAEKDE from the coding sequence ATGGCCGAAAAAACCGACATAAAAAAAGAAGATGACCAGATGAAATCTATGAGTCTCGGGGACCACCTTGAAGAGCTTCGCACGCGTCTTTTTCTCGCCATTGCAGGGCTTATTGTAGGGTTTATTGTAGCCCTTATATTCGGCAAATTCCTCTTCGGGATTGTTGTTGAGCCTTATGCTGATGCAGTGAAGCTCACTGGAGGGACTCCGCATATGCAGGCCATTAAGCCGGCAGAAAAGTTTCTTATGTATCTGAAAACATCCCTGATCTTCGGCCTCATCTTCACTGCTCCGTGGGTGTTTTACCAGATCTGGAAATTCATTGCCCCCGGGCTTTATAAAAACGAAACAAAATTTGTGTATATCGTAACGCCGGCAAGTGCTGCCCTGTTTGTCGGGGGCGCCACCTTCTTTCTTACAGTAATAGCTCCTCTTGCACTCAAATTCTTTATAGGATTCGATGTTGGGGTGGAATACGTTGAAACAAACTTAACGCTTGACCACTACGTCGATTTTATGCTTGCCCTCACCCTTGCATTCGGGATAGCCTTCCAGCTTCCGATTGTAATATTCTTCGCAGAGAAGCTCGGGCTTGTAACGATTGAGAAGCTGCGAAAGGGCAGAAAATTCGTATTCCTCGGGCTGTTTGTAGCTGCTGCCGGAGCTACCCCGCCAGACCCTGTTTCAATGCTCTCTCTTGCTGCCCCGCTCTACGTACTCTACGAGGGAACGATAATTGTATGTGCTATGCTCAGACGCGATTCAAAGAAAAATGAAGCGGAATCAGCAGAGAAAGATGAATAA
- a CDS encoding aminotransferase class IV, with protein sequence MELAVIQDRTVPLNELDSSFLDRGLFFGDGVYEVMRTYSGRLFALDEHLERLERSLREIWIVGVDIPALRARIIEAYKKTGIDNCCIYLHITRGSAPRSHAWPEGIKPNIFMMFSHIEGYERLHRDGVKVLVAEDLRWKRCDIKSLNLLPNAMAKKIAHDNDCFEAILTDRRGDITEGASSAFFAVFNRMVVTRPLSNKILPSISRMFVRRAVENCGLEFAEKTLNPLQAAKADELFLAVTTKDIVGITDFHGKQISGGKVGRITKMLQESFAEIVKKNALKPC encoded by the coding sequence ATGGAACTGGCAGTGATTCAGGACAGGACAGTCCCGCTCAATGAATTAGACAGCTCATTCTTAGACCGCGGCCTCTTCTTTGGAGACGGCGTTTACGAAGTGATGCGGACATACAGCGGCAGGCTTTTCGCCCTTGATGAGCATCTCGAGAGGTTGGAGCGAAGCCTTAGAGAGATATGGATTGTCGGGGTAGATATCCCTGCCCTTCGTGCCCGTATAATCGAAGCATACAAAAAAACAGGCATAGATAACTGCTGCATATACCTGCATATAACAAGGGGCTCTGCCCCGAGGTCTCACGCATGGCCTGAGGGCATTAAGCCGAATATATTTATGATGTTCTCACATATAGAGGGATATGAAAGGCTTCACAGAGACGGAGTGAAGGTGCTGGTTGCTGAAGATCTCAGATGGAAGAGATGCGATATCAAATCCCTGAACCTGCTCCCGAATGCAATGGCAAAAAAAATCGCCCATGATAACGATTGCTTTGAGGCAATCCTGACAGACAGAAGAGGCGATATTACAGAAGGAGCGAGTTCGGCTTTTTTCGCTGTTTTCAACAGAATGGTTGTAACAAGGCCGCTTAGCAATAAAATACTCCCGAGCATAAGCAGAATGTTTGTGAGAAGGGCAGTGGAAAACTGTGGACTTGAGTTTGCAGAGAAAACGCTCAACCCACTTCAGGCTGCAAAGGCAGACGAGCTTTTCCTCGCTGTTACCACGAAAGATATTGTGGGAATCACTGATTTTCACGGCAAACAAATCAGCGGCGGGAAAGTTGGCAGGATCACGAAAATGCTGCAGGAAAGCTTCGCAGAAATTGTAAAGAAAAACGCTCTTAAGCCCTGCTGA
- the nrdR gene encoding transcriptional regulator NrdR — MLCPFCKVDDDRVVDTRITDGGRTIRRRRLCHGCGKRFTTYEKISEDMGLSVIKKDNTRVPYDREKIISGLEKACYKRPIAAPQVRLLADRVEEDIFQHSDKEVSSKFIGECIMDHLKDIDKVAYIRFASVYRQFNDVSDFIDEEGLQEKTNQQNKEQNANGTGSDSGQDSPAQ, encoded by the coding sequence ATGCTATGTCCCTTTTGCAAAGTAGATGATGACAGGGTGGTTGACACCCGCATCACGGATGGAGGACGCACAATCCGGCGCCGCCGGCTATGCCACGGCTGCGGCAAGAGATTCACTACGTACGAAAAGATAAGCGAAGATATGGGGCTCAGCGTAATAAAGAAAGACAACACCCGCGTGCCCTACGACCGCGAGAAGATAATTTCCGGGCTCGAGAAAGCCTGCTATAAAAGGCCTATCGCTGCTCCGCAGGTGAGGCTGCTTGCCGACCGCGTGGAGGAAGACATTTTCCAGCATTCGGATAAGGAAGTTTCATCGAAGTTTATCGGGGAATGCATCATGGACCACCTCAAAGATATAGATAAGGTGGCATATATACGCTTTGCAAGCGTTTACAGGCAGTTTAATGATGTGAGCGATTTTATCGACGAAGAAGGCCTTCAGGAAAAAACAAACCAGCAAAACAAGGAGCAGAACGCCAATGGAACTGGCAGTGATTCAGGACAGGACAGTCCCGCTCAATGA
- the uvrA gene encoding excinuclease ABC subunit UvrA produces the protein MSNKYIQIRGAHEHNLKMVDIDIPRESFVVVTGLSGSGKSSLAFDTIYAEGQRKYVESLSTYARQFLDIAQKPKVESISGLSPTIAIEQRKSSHNPRSTVATTTEIYDYCRVLFARAGTPHCWKCGKPISSQSATQIVDSVLELPEGTRIQICSPLIRGAKGEHKDALSRIRREGFVRVRLDGSIYDLKKVPAIEKNKKHSIEAVVDRLVMKESIRSRLADSVETALKFGDGSVIVMVQEKNEDGSYSKWEDHLYSEKFACSDHPEVSLDEVSPRLFSFNSPYGACSECDGLGIVLEFDPDLVVPDKSVSIQDGAIDAWRKSGRQLNMYYAKMIRQFCRHFDVSPTSPFSKLSEDKKRILMRGTTQADQDKYGWSFEGVIPNLQRRWENTTSEYVKTRLHGYLSERPCRKCGGARLRMEALQVTIGSKNISELTSMSITDALEFFDNLKLDDEKTYIAAQPLKEIRARLKFLLDVGLGYLTLGRASATLSGGEAQRIRLATQVGSGLVGCCYVLDEPTIGLHRRDNDRLNAILRKLADIGNTVLVVEHDEDVIDSADHIIDIGPAAGTYGGKLIAQGTLEDIKNAEQSITGQYLSGKLSIELPEKRRKKKKSKQIEVRGASENNLKNISVKFPLGVFTCVTGVSGSGKSTLVSQVLLKAVKRKLYRSRDIPGRHKNVVGTGNIDKIIEINQSPIGRTPRSNPATYTGVFDLIRQVFAQTREARIRGYKPGRFSFNVKGGRCEYCQGQGTKKIEMHFLPDVFVTCQHCKGKRYNPETLEVRYKGKNIADVLEMQIDDARKFFENFPKISRLLQSLCNVGLGYVKLGQSSTTLSGGEAQRVKLASELGRPTTGHTLYILDEPTTGLHFADISNLLKVLQTLTDMGNSVVVIEHNLDVIKMADHIIDLGPEGGDEGGKIVASGTPEEVAESGKGYTAKYLKERLACNN, from the coding sequence TTGAGCAATAAATATATACAAATTCGAGGGGCACATGAACACAACCTTAAAATGGTTGATATAGACATTCCCCGTGAGAGTTTTGTTGTCGTAACGGGATTGAGCGGTTCCGGGAAAAGCTCTCTGGCCTTTGATACGATATACGCTGAGGGGCAGAGGAAGTATGTAGAATCGCTCAGCACCTACGCAAGGCAGTTTCTTGATATCGCCCAGAAACCGAAGGTTGAGAGCATATCAGGCCTTAGCCCCACAATCGCAATCGAGCAGCGGAAAAGCTCGCACAATCCTCGTTCGACCGTGGCCACCACTACTGAGATCTACGACTACTGCCGCGTGCTTTTCGCAAGGGCGGGCACGCCTCACTGCTGGAAGTGCGGCAAGCCAATATCCAGCCAAAGCGCTACGCAGATCGTGGACTCTGTTTTAGAACTGCCTGAGGGCACGAGGATTCAAATATGCTCCCCGCTCATTCGGGGTGCGAAGGGAGAGCATAAAGATGCCCTTTCCAGAATCCGCAGGGAGGGCTTCGTTCGGGTTCGGCTGGACGGAAGCATATACGATTTGAAGAAGGTTCCTGCGATAGAAAAGAACAAAAAGCACAGTATAGAGGCGGTAGTTGACAGGCTCGTGATGAAGGAAAGCATCCGCTCAAGGCTGGCAGACTCTGTGGAAACGGCTCTTAAATTCGGAGACGGATCTGTAATTGTGATGGTGCAGGAGAAAAACGAAGACGGCAGCTACAGCAAATGGGAAGACCATCTCTACAGCGAGAAATTCGCCTGCTCAGACCATCCTGAGGTATCACTTGATGAAGTGAGCCCGAGGCTTTTCAGCTTTAATTCGCCTTACGGGGCTTGCAGTGAGTGCGACGGGCTTGGGATAGTGCTCGAATTCGACCCCGACCTTGTTGTACCTGATAAGAGCGTTTCGATTCAGGACGGGGCGATAGATGCTTGGCGAAAAAGCGGCAGGCAGCTTAATATGTATTATGCCAAGATGATAAGGCAGTTCTGCAGGCACTTTGACGTTAGCCCAACAAGCCCCTTCTCCAAGCTAAGCGAAGATAAGAAACGCATATTGATGAGAGGCACCACACAGGCAGATCAGGATAAATACGGCTGGAGCTTTGAGGGCGTGATTCCCAATCTTCAAAGACGCTGGGAAAACACTACGAGCGAGTACGTGAAGACCCGTCTCCACGGCTATCTTTCCGAAAGGCCCTGCAGAAAGTGCGGCGGGGCGAGACTTAGGATGGAGGCCCTTCAGGTTACGATCGGCAGTAAAAACATCAGCGAGCTAACATCTATGAGCATCACCGATGCGCTTGAATTCTTTGATAATCTCAAGCTGGATGACGAAAAAACCTATATAGCTGCCCAGCCCCTTAAGGAGATCAGGGCGAGGCTGAAGTTTCTTCTGGATGTGGGGCTCGGATATCTCACTCTGGGAAGGGCAAGCGCTACCCTCTCCGGCGGCGAGGCGCAGAGAATCAGGCTTGCCACACAGGTTGGCAGCGGGCTTGTCGGCTGCTGCTATGTGCTCGATGAGCCCACTATCGGCCTGCACCGAAGAGATAACGACCGGCTCAACGCAATACTCCGCAAACTTGCGGATATCGGCAATACGGTGCTCGTAGTCGAGCATGATGAAGACGTTATAGACAGCGCAGACCATATCATCGATATAGGCCCAGCCGCCGGGACCTACGGCGGAAAACTTATCGCTCAGGGAACTCTTGAAGATATAAAGAATGCCGAGCAATCTATAACAGGCCAGTATCTCAGCGGCAAACTCTCAATCGAGCTTCCCGAGAAAAGACGCAAGAAAAAGAAATCCAAGCAGATTGAGGTACGCGGGGCAAGCGAAAACAATCTCAAAAACATCAGCGTGAAATTTCCGCTTGGCGTTTTTACCTGCGTAACAGGCGTTTCCGGCTCGGGCAAAAGCACGCTTGTAAGTCAGGTGCTGCTCAAGGCGGTTAAGAGAAAGCTCTACCGCTCCAGAGATATCCCTGGCAGGCATAAAAACGTAGTGGGTACGGGGAATATAGACAAGATAATCGAGATTAACCAATCTCCCATTGGCCGAACACCCCGAAGCAACCCTGCCACCTACACCGGCGTGTTTGATCTGATAAGGCAGGTTTTTGCTCAAACAAGAGAGGCAAGGATAAGGGGTTATAAGCCCGGAAGATTCAGCTTCAACGTTAAAGGCGGCAGGTGCGAATATTGTCAGGGGCAGGGAACAAAGAAGATTGAGATGCATTTTCTGCCCGATGTGTTTGTAACCTGCCAGCACTGCAAGGGCAAACGATACAACCCTGAAACGCTCGAGGTAAGATACAAGGGCAAAAATATTGCCGACGTACTTGAGATGCAGATTGATGACGCGAGAAAGTTTTTTGAGAATTTCCCGAAGATTTCCCGCCTGCTTCAGAGCCTGTGCAATGTAGGGCTCGGGTACGTTAAGCTGGGGCAGTCTTCCACAACCCTCTCCGGCGGAGAGGCCCAGCGTGTTAAGCTCGCTTCTGAGCTGGGCAGGCCGACCACCGGCCACACACTCTACATACTCGATGAGCCCACAACAGGCCTGCATTTCGCAGATATTAGCAATCTGCTGAAGGTGCTCCAAACGCTTACAGATATGGGCAATTCGGTGGTTGTGATAGAGCATAACCTTGATGTAATAAAAATGGCAGACCACATCATAGACCTCGGCCCTGAAGGCGGGGATGAAGGCGGCAAGATCGTAGCTTCCGGTACGCCCGAGGAAGTAGCCGAGAGCGGTAAAGGCTACACCGCCAAATACCTGAAGGAAAGGCTCGCCTGCAATAATTAG
- a CDS encoding carbohydrate porin, with the protein MNNITKLFSVMMIFSAANGLAAEIKLESSDFQSESENDPIKRLGESFENSEIDVSISITHLYQVNVHGGLSTSKHSGRHSGRYDAELSADLDKLLELENSRLFVHGWGGWPDTEGIGSDSVGSEWGINALSVGNRSMDIVEFFYEGTFMDESITLNIGKLDFTGIFDTSKYADDECSQFLNASLVDDPAIPFPEQGLGIVAKWDITDSWYLMGGAADAQADSRTSGFDTAFSDEPYYFYALETGKSISLSSSKGDLPGTYRAGLWVDRQDKTGFAAAKTTSEDIGFYISCDQMLIKENEDREDSQGIGGFFRYGWADSEYNSVTNFFSFGVQAAGLIDTRDEDILGIGYSRGFFSDQADNTYIRDYESVMEGYYNFQLSPSFVLSPNLQYVSNAGGEAVSDAFIMGLRMQLIY; encoded by the coding sequence ATGAATAATATCACTAAACTATTCTCAGTTATGATGATTTTCTCAGCAGCGAATGGCTTAGCTGCCGAAATTAAATTAGAATCTTCGGATTTCCAGTCTGAAAGTGAAAACGATCCAATCAAACGACTTGGAGAAAGTTTTGAAAATTCCGAGATTGATGTAAGCATTTCTATTACGCATCTTTATCAGGTAAATGTGCACGGGGGATTAAGTACAAGCAAACACAGCGGCAGGCACTCCGGCAGGTATGACGCGGAGCTTTCAGCAGATCTCGATAAGCTCTTGGAACTTGAAAACAGCAGGCTTTTTGTACACGGCTGGGGCGGCTGGCCTGATACAGAAGGAATCGGCAGTGATTCAGTAGGAAGTGAATGGGGGATAAATGCCCTTAGCGTAGGGAATCGTTCGATGGATATTGTCGAATTTTTCTATGAGGGTACTTTCATGGATGAGAGCATTACCCTGAATATAGGCAAGCTCGATTTTACCGGCATATTTGATACGAGCAAATACGCAGATGATGAGTGCAGTCAGTTTTTGAATGCCTCGCTCGTGGATGACCCTGCGATACCCTTTCCTGAGCAGGGACTTGGGATTGTGGCGAAGTGGGATATTACGGATTCTTGGTATCTGATGGGCGGGGCTGCTGATGCTCAGGCAGACAGCAGAACAAGCGGTTTTGACACTGCATTTTCCGATGAACCCTACTACTTCTACGCTTTGGAAACAGGAAAATCCATTAGCCTCAGCTCATCCAAAGGCGATTTGCCCGGTACATACAGGGCAGGATTATGGGTTGACAGGCAGGATAAGACGGGCTTTGCAGCAGCAAAAACCACCTCCGAGGATATCGGCTTCTACATCAGCTGCGATCAGATGCTGATTAAGGAAAATGAAGACCGTGAAGATTCTCAGGGTATTGGCGGATTTTTCCGTTACGGCTGGGCAGACAGCGAGTACAATTCTGTTACCAACTTTTTCAGTTTCGGTGTGCAGGCCGCCGGCCTAATCGATACCAGAGATGAGGATATTCTCGGGATTGGCTATTCCAGAGGCTTTTTCAGCGACCAAGCGGACAATACTTACATCAGGGATTATGAAAGCGTTATGGAGGGGTATTACAACTTCCAGCTTTCGCCTTCTTTTGTGCTTAGCCCGAACTTGCAGTATGTCTCTAACGCCGGCGGGGAAGCTGTGAGCGATGCGTTTATAATGGGGCTCAGGATGCAGCTCATTTATTAA
- a CDS encoding DtxR family transcriptional regulator: protein MSKDKELSASLEDYLEAIFTIIEDKGAVRAKDIAARLNVKAGSVTIALKSLAQTEHINYKPYEVITLTPKGREEAKEIVRKREILRDFFVEILGADKDTAEQGACGMEHVISESLVKRLICFTEFIQACPRCGNDIIQKFHEYFNKDLLCSSEDCGGCLTAGIGRLQEEKRKLQASTEELTLSDIAIGSKCIVRRLKNSTVLKRFAEMGIGRGAVIEVERVAPLGDPVEVKVRGYHLSIRKDEARYIIVEKQ from the coding sequence ATGAGCAAAGATAAAGAATTATCGGCCAGTCTGGAAGATTATCTGGAAGCCATATTCACTATAATAGAAGATAAGGGAGCCGTTCGGGCGAAGGATATTGCAGCGAGGCTTAACGTAAAGGCCGGGTCTGTAACGATTGCGCTGAAGTCTCTTGCACAAACAGAGCATATCAACTACAAGCCTTATGAAGTGATAACGTTAACTCCCAAAGGCCGGGAGGAAGCCAAAGAGATTGTTCGAAAGCGTGAAATACTCAGGGATTTCTTCGTGGAAATCCTCGGGGCAGATAAAGATACAGCTGAGCAGGGTGCATGCGGTATGGAGCATGTTATATCAGAAAGCCTCGTTAAGCGTTTGATCTGCTTCACCGAATTCATTCAGGCCTGTCCGCGCTGCGGAAATGATATAATACAGAAATTCCATGAATACTTCAATAAAGACCTTCTCTGCAGCTCTGAAGATTGCGGCGGGTGTCTTACCGCAGGAATTGGCCGCTTGCAGGAGGAGAAACGCAAGCTTCAGGCAAGCACCGAAGAACTAACCCTCTCTGATATCGCTATAGGCAGCAAATGTATTGTGAGAAGACTGAAGAATTCAACTGTATTAAAGCGTTTTGCTGAAATGGGCATTGGCAGAGGCGCCGTTATTGAGGTGGAGAGAGTTGCCCCGCTGGGCGATCCGGTAGAAGTGAAGGTGAGAGGCTATCATCTTTCTATCAGGAAAGATGAGGCAAGGTATATTATAGTAGAAAAGCAGTAA
- a CDS encoding peroxiredoxin: MENNNFNMPLLGDEFPNLDVATTHGRMNIPEDLKGSWFVLFSHPADFTPVCTTEFVAFQKRKDQFDKIGCKLVGMSVDQVFSHIKWVQWIKEELGVTIEFPVVAADEKVAKKLGMLHEVKGSNTVRAVFIVDPQGKVRLIMYYPQEIGRNIDEVVRSVKALQISDNQGAIPAGWPDNELIGNNVILPPATDVKAAEQRIKDYDNYDWWFCHKPLEED, from the coding sequence ATGGAAAATAACAATTTCAATATGCCGCTTCTTGGGGACGAGTTCCCAAATCTTGACGTTGCGACAACTCACGGAAGAATGAACATTCCGGAGGATTTGAAAGGCAGCTGGTTTGTGCTTTTCAGCCATCCGGCAGACTTCACTCCGGTGTGCACGACTGAATTCGTTGCCTTCCAGAAGAGGAAAGACCAGTTCGACAAGATCGGCTGCAAGCTCGTGGGGATGTCTGTAGATCAGGTGTTCTCGCATATCAAATGGGTTCAGTGGATCAAGGAAGAGCTCGGCGTAACTATCGAATTCCCAGTTGTGGCAGCGGATGAGAAGGTTGCAAAGAAGCTCGGTATGCTTCACGAGGTGAAGGGCTCAAACACCGTAAGGGCGGTATTCATTGTTGACCCGCAGGGCAAAGTCCGGCTGATAATGTACTACCCGCAGGAGATTGGACGAAACATCGACGAGGTCGTCCGCTCGGTTAAGGCTTTGCAGATTTCTGATAATCAGGGAGCTATCCCGGCAGGATGGCCGGATAATGAGCTTATCGGAAACAACGTTATCCTCCCTCCCGCTACGGACGTTAAAGCCGCAGAGCAGAGAATCAAAGATTACGATAACTACGACTGGTGGTTCTGCCACAAACCGCTTGAGGAAGACTAA